The following are encoded together in the Diabrotica undecimpunctata isolate CICGRU chromosome 7, icDiaUnde3, whole genome shotgun sequence genome:
- the LOC140446396 gene encoding uncharacterized protein — MAYGLTIVAVRRIAFDVAKVNKSKVPKSWIERRMADIDWLRTFMKRKKLSIRQPEACSLARSTSFKRHNVRMFFDNLQNILKKYPILIESSRVFNLDETSTKTVHDPKKVVIEKGIKQANSCISGEHGVLVTICCIISVLGTYCPPVMVFPRKFFNNGAPRDTLGLANPSGWMTAELFLQVLEHFSKYSSSFKENPSLLIFDNHESHVTVKVIMNARKAGVHILTLPPHCSNKLQPLDVAVFGPFKAYYTGEC; from the coding sequence ATGGCGTACGGCCTAACCATCGTAGCTGTAAGACGCATCGCATTTGATGTAGCTAAAGTAAACAAATCGAAGGTACCAAAATCATGGATAGAACGTAGAATGGCCGATATCGACTGGCTTCGTACATTtatgaaaagaaaaaagttgaGCATACGACAACCTGAGGCATGTAGCTTGGCACGCTCAACTTCTTTTAAGCGACACAACGTTCGGATGTTTTTTGATAATCTTCAAAACATCCTAAAGAAATATCCTATTTTAATTGAGAGTTCACGTGTTTTTAATCTTGATGAGACTAGCACAAAAACGGTCCACGACCCCAAAAAAGTTGTGATTGAAAAAGGCATTAAACAAGCAAATAGCTGCATTAGTGGTGAACATGGTGTACTAGTTACCATCTGTTGTATAATATCCGTCCTTGGCACATACTGTCCACCAGTGATGGTGTTTCCACGTAAATTCTTTAATAATGGAGCACCTCGTGATACATTGGGACTAGCTAACCCTTCAGGCtggatgacagcagaactttTTTTACAAGTATTAGAACATTTTAGCAAATACAGCAGCAGTTTCAAAGAAAATCCGTCGCTGCTAATATTTGATAACCACGAGAGCCACGTCACAGTGAAAGTAATCATGAATGCTCGAAAAGCAGGTGTCCATATTTTGACGTTGCCCCCACATTGTAGCAACAAATTACAGCCCTTAGATGTGGCTGTCTTTGGGCCTTTCAAGGCATATTATACTGGTGAATGTTAG